The following are encoded in a window of Paenibacillaceae bacterium GAS479 genomic DNA:
- a CDS encoding hexosaminidase — protein MNKLNRYERLGEDGAFLTSNTTIEGADELLIRIVQESLIQGVNSNSFTAVRFIGVMEQEIISKINETFGKVFKADKDGYAIEVGEEVCIYAESARGLIYGAYSLQQMSEQGYLKEGLIYNVPLCSFRGLKVYLPAAEDMEYFKSFIDMACYYRYNTIVVEVGGAMEYKRHPEINEGWKQYCDEMREYSGKGKDVQNRYTWEKNSIHCENGGGDWLQQHSVKELIDYCTARGLDVIPEVPSLSHCDYLLTRHPELAERQDDPYPDTYCPSNPASYELLFDVLEEIVDVFKPLTVHVGHDELYTIAVCEACRGKDASALYTEDLTKINQFLAEKGIRTMIWGEKLLNSGGVSVHAFAGSQRIILNQEGYVEQVIPATYPAIDMIPKDIQIMHWYWSFGKQFDEQLLERNLYTVYGNFEGPGIPGWTSRLAKGIQGASISNWSALKENYLQRNGIFFNMVYSNRMFWQENYDESMYPKLAEEVFEELFRYKNHSVLAGPHIEITHASTLYREFEWFFDGRFIDPQLDFLGEYEITFDDGETLRVPVNYGTDISSLECSWGLKLSQRFDGYDFDRTLIQVSGSALPVRDGNQTWYKIVRANPFPDKKLVGISFTPQNEKSGGIVLRQIQLRARA, from the coding sequence ATGAATAAACTAAACCGCTATGAAAGACTAGGAGAAGATGGAGCATTTTTGACGAGCAACACTACGATCGAAGGAGCCGACGAACTGCTGATCCGGATTGTCCAGGAAAGCTTGATCCAAGGAGTAAATTCTAACTCCTTCACCGCTGTCCGATTTATCGGAGTAATGGAACAAGAAATCATCAGCAAAATCAATGAGACCTTCGGCAAGGTGTTTAAGGCAGATAAGGACGGTTATGCCATTGAAGTGGGTGAAGAGGTGTGCATTTACGCAGAGAGTGCCAGAGGGCTTATATACGGGGCATACTCTCTTCAACAGATGAGTGAACAGGGTTACTTGAAAGAGGGCCTTATTTATAATGTGCCGCTCTGCTCCTTCCGCGGACTTAAAGTGTATCTTCCGGCAGCAGAGGATATGGAGTATTTCAAAAGCTTTATCGATATGGCCTGTTACTATCGCTACAATACAATCGTCGTTGAAGTCGGCGGAGCGATGGAGTACAAACGCCATCCCGAAATCAATGAAGGCTGGAAACAATATTGCGACGAAATGCGCGAATATTCAGGTAAGGGAAAGGATGTTCAAAACCGCTATACATGGGAGAAAAACTCCATTCACTGCGAGAATGGCGGAGGGGACTGGCTTCAGCAACATTCGGTCAAAGAGCTGATCGATTATTGTACAGCAAGAGGACTTGATGTCATTCCAGAAGTTCCGTCGCTCAGCCATTGCGATTATTTGCTGACGAGACATCCGGAGCTGGCGGAGAGACAGGATGATCCGTATCCTGACACGTATTGCCCTTCCAACCCGGCGAGTTACGAGCTGTTATTCGATGTGTTGGAAGAAATCGTAGATGTGTTCAAGCCGCTGACGGTGCATGTCGGACATGATGAGCTTTACACGATCGCTGTGTGCGAAGCCTGCAGAGGAAAAGATGCTTCAGCGTTATACACGGAAGATTTAACTAAAATCAATCAGTTTTTAGCGGAGAAGGGCATCCGTACGATGATTTGGGGAGAAAAGCTGTTGAACAGCGGGGGCGTAAGCGTCCATGCCTTTGCCGGATCGCAGCGCATCATTTTGAATCAGGAAGGATACGTCGAGCAGGTCATACCTGCAACCTATCCAGCCATTGACATGATTCCGAAAGATATTCAAATCATGCACTGGTACTGGTCTTTTGGGAAGCAGTTTGACGAGCAGCTGCTTGAGCGCAATTTGTATACGGTATATGGCAATTTTGAGGGGCCGGGTATCCCGGGATGGACGTCTCGCTTGGCAAAAGGCATTCAGGGAGCTTCAATTTCCAATTGGAGTGCGCTCAAAGAGAACTATTTACAGCGAAACGGAATCTTTTTCAACATGGTGTACAGCAACCGGATGTTCTGGCAGGAAAACTATGACGAGAGTATGTATCCTAAGCTTGCTGAAGAAGTATTCGAGGAGCTATTCCGCTATAAAAATCATTCCGTTCTCGCCGGCCCGCATATTGAGATCACACATGCTTCAACCCTTTATCGAGAATTCGAATGGTTTTTTGACGGAAGATTCATTGATCCGCAGCTAGATTTCCTTGGCGAATATGAAATTACGTTCGACGATGGAGAAACGCTTCGAGTGCCAGTTAACTACGGTACGGATATTTCCAGTCTTGAATGCTCATGGGGTCTGAAATTATCTCAGCGCTTCGATGGGTATGACTTCGACCGGACGCTCATTCAAGTATCCGGCTCAGCGCTTCCGGTGCGCGACGGGAACCAGACCTGGTATAAAATCGTACGGGCCAATCCGTTTCCCGATAAAAAGCTAGTGGGAATTTCATTTACTCCGCAGAACGAGAAAAGCGGTGGGATCGTGCTTCGCCAAATCCAGCTCAGAGCTAGAGCATGA
- a CDS encoding deferrochelatase/peroxidase EfeB, with the protein MQPKKESGISRREFLKLSAVTAAALAVGGGGAGAALSMFGRSNAPAAVSNDERLNFYGAHQAGIITAQQKYLYLGSFRIITDSKADLISMLKEWTKFSTLAAAGGYRQSSGNNLLPPADTGEAMDLGAAKLTITYGFGESFFLDNGKDRFGAAARKPSHLKRIPRMPKDHLDPGFQAGDIAVQVCADDQQIAFHALRNLIRLASGTAILNWMEEGFTSAPPDGKTPRNLFGFKDGTANKLHQSDFDEVVWAGAGEPDWMRGGSYLAFRKIRMLLEVWDRSSLKAQEDTFGRSKESGAAYGAVGEFDPVPLSQQPVDSHVALAKQSRQSIHRRAYSYTGAIDPRTGQLDAGLLFLSYQRNPQEQFIPMLRLMQSRDRLNEYTQHIASALYACPAGVREGEYIGQSLLKDI; encoded by the coding sequence ATGCAGCCCAAAAAAGAGTCTGGCATCTCGCGCCGTGAATTTCTGAAGCTCTCGGCGGTAACTGCTGCCGCTCTTGCTGTTGGCGGAGGGGGAGCCGGAGCAGCATTGTCAATGTTTGGCCGAAGCAACGCTCCCGCAGCGGTCAGCAATGATGAGAGGCTGAACTTTTACGGCGCCCATCAAGCGGGCATCATTACGGCGCAGCAGAAATATCTGTATCTGGGCAGCTTCCGTATCATTACGGACAGCAAAGCGGATCTCATCTCTATGCTCAAGGAATGGACGAAGTTCAGCACGCTCGCCGCAGCCGGTGGTTACCGGCAAAGCAGCGGCAATAATTTACTGCCTCCGGCCGATACCGGGGAAGCAATGGATTTAGGCGCCGCCAAGCTGACGATTACGTACGGGTTTGGGGAGTCCTTTTTTCTGGACAATGGCAAGGACAGATTCGGCGCTGCTGCGCGTAAACCTAGCCATTTGAAGCGTATTCCCCGTATGCCTAAGGATCATCTTGATCCCGGCTTTCAAGCGGGAGACATCGCGGTGCAGGTATGTGCGGATGATCAGCAGATTGCTTTTCATGCGTTGCGCAACCTGATTCGGCTCGCTTCGGGAACCGCTATTTTGAACTGGATGGAGGAAGGCTTCACTAGCGCTCCTCCTGATGGAAAAACGCCGCGCAATCTGTTTGGATTCAAGGACGGTACGGCCAATAAACTACATCAGAGCGATTTTGATGAAGTGGTTTGGGCTGGAGCTGGGGAACCGGATTGGATGAGGGGCGGCTCCTATTTGGCATTCCGCAAAATCCGCATGCTGCTTGAGGTATGGGATCGTAGCTCCTTGAAGGCTCAAGAGGACACGTTCGGCAGATCGAAGGAAAGCGGAGCTGCTTATGGTGCTGTTGGCGAGTTCGATCCTGTGCCTCTGTCGCAGCAGCCTGTTGATTCGCATGTCGCTTTGGCCAAGCAGTCCCGCCAGAGTATTCATCGGCGCGCATACTCTTATACGGGAGCGATTGATCCGCGCACCGGACAGCTTGATGCCGGCCTGCTGTTTCTCAGCTATCAGCGTAATCCGCAGGAGCAGTTCATCCCGATGCTGCGGCTGATGCAGAGCAGGGATCGGCTGAATGAGTATACGCAGCATATCGCAAGCGCGCTTTATGCCTGCCCGGCGGGAGTCCGGGAAGGAGAGTATATCGGACAGTCTCTGCTAAAAGACATATAA
- a CDS encoding two-component system, response regulator YesN, producing the protein MVHLLIVDDEKFILDGLYDLFNEQAELDLTVFKAASAFEALAILSGTKIDIVLTDIHMPKMSGLEMMEQVKAKWPRCRIIFLTGYDEFDYIYKAIQHGNVKYILKSDGDHKIIQIVADSIRELEASLIMETLLADAQVARSKQTDHMRCLFFTDVLDGLLCADDGKQHELLQLDIQLDRDDPLLMVIVRLEGLQPHTPRHEVDDLFIALQTICLHYLSPLAKLIHLTYNRTYLVLLLQPFELKKASWNGLITFVAGTLETIQQACKKNLNTTISLAWLTEPVQWEAIPQKFSFLKLLFLYHHSNAGQLILTEKNRLETDRLRAAPSELEHLQLLKKELGRLSHLFETSQKAVYLHSLGTIEEILRQISLDDSYALEMYYSLSLHAVSVMNKLGVADDVYYRESIGQLAACSMPPDWNEVLPIFRELANSFFHYQESQGARIQDDVIIKIKRYIKENLKEDLSLTRLSELVFLNPDYLSRLFRQRGGVTLSEYIVAQKISEAKHLLMTSPMLIQDVAKQLGFSTAGYFTRFFKKETGLTPEEYRSSQ; encoded by the coding sequence ATGGTGCATTTGTTGATCGTGGATGACGAGAAGTTCATATTGGATGGGCTGTATGATCTGTTTAACGAGCAAGCGGAGCTTGATTTGACTGTTTTTAAGGCCGCTTCTGCGTTTGAAGCTCTGGCTATACTTTCGGGTACAAAAATTGATATTGTATTAACCGATATTCATATGCCCAAAATGAGCGGCCTGGAAATGATGGAGCAAGTAAAAGCGAAGTGGCCTCGATGCCGGATCATCTTTCTGACGGGATATGATGAATTCGATTACATTTACAAAGCCATTCAACATGGGAATGTAAAGTATATCCTCAAGTCGGACGGTGACCACAAAATCATTCAAATCGTTGCGGACAGCATTCGTGAATTAGAAGCAAGTTTGATTATGGAAACTCTGCTTGCAGATGCACAGGTGGCGCGAAGCAAACAGACCGATCATATGCGTTGCCTATTTTTCACTGATGTTCTGGACGGCCTATTATGTGCTGATGATGGTAAACAGCATGAGCTGTTGCAGCTGGATATTCAACTTGACCGAGACGATCCGCTTTTAATGGTCATTGTGAGATTGGAAGGGCTTCAACCCCATACTCCACGGCATGAGGTCGACGATTTGTTCATAGCGCTGCAAACGATTTGCCTGCACTATCTTTCCCCTCTTGCGAAGCTGATCCATCTAACGTACAACCGCACGTACCTCGTCCTGCTTCTTCAGCCTTTCGAATTGAAAAAAGCTTCTTGGAATGGGCTCATCACTTTTGTTGCAGGAACGTTGGAAACGATTCAACAGGCTTGTAAAAAAAACCTGAATACAACTATCTCATTGGCCTGGCTGACAGAGCCTGTACAGTGGGAAGCGATTCCGCAGAAGTTTTCATTTCTGAAGCTGCTGTTCCTGTATCATCACAGCAATGCAGGGCAGCTTATTCTGACGGAAAAAAATAGGCTGGAAACTGATCGTCTGAGAGCGGCTCCAAGTGAGCTTGAGCATCTTCAACTATTGAAAAAAGAATTGGGGAGACTATCCCATCTTTTTGAAACGAGTCAGAAGGCGGTTTATCTTCACAGCTTGGGAACAATCGAGGAAATACTGCGTCAAATAAGCCTAGATGATTCGTATGCGCTGGAAATGTACTATTCGCTATCGCTGCATGCGGTGTCGGTTATGAATAAACTCGGTGTAGCTGATGATGTTTACTACAGAGAAAGCATAGGCCAGCTTGCTGCTTGTTCCATGCCGCCTGATTGGAATGAAGTGCTGCCTATTTTCCGAGAGCTGGCAAACAGCTTTTTTCACTATCAGGAGTCGCAGGGAGCTCGGATACAGGATGATGTCATCATCAAAATTAAACGATATATCAAAGAGAATCTGAAGGAGGATTTATCGCTGACACGACTTTCCGAGCTCGTATTTTTGAATCCCGATTATTTGTCCCGGCTGTTCCGCCAGAGAGGCGGGGTGACTCTATCAGAGTACATTGTTGCTCAAAAAATAAGTGAAGCTAAACATCTGCTGATGACGAGCCCGATGCTCATTCAAGACGTAGCCAAACAGCTCGGTTTCTCAACTGCCGGTTATTTCACCCGCTTTTTCAAAAAGGAAACGGGGCTGACGCCGGAAGAATATCGAAGTTCGCAATAA
- a CDS encoding two-component system, sensor histidine kinase YesM, giving the protein MPLWGNKWRFGIFKRLLISFLIALIPIYALGFYMYNWSKTEIKQEITESAQAQANYYINDIQSRLNRISAMQYEMLGDPFVIELANASETLEGYDKIQSILYIRARLESIKSSSEWIEDVRLLAPNTKISISATEGLESLEPGLLNVDRLSSPHKLVDDDQKLFMEAASPLLAFGTTADYMPDFIVEIELSIEALKSDMDSSNERPYTGNLSLTLGNGFKIQSIINAPQRKGDYITIQAKSEEFDVLYSQAILKDRIYETVNRHVFWFWIFSILTLVAALLFLLYTNRTIRIPLAKIVRAFRNVEDGNLNLSIHHHRHDEFNYIYDRFNNTLASVRQLIDQVYKQKILLQDAELKQLQSQINPHFLYNSLFMVVRLIKAEKLEQATEFVNQLASYFRFVTRNTSDTVRLADEVEHSLNYANIQQIRFHDRIWIQFDEPPEHCRDLIVPRLILQPLIENAFVHALEDKLEGGLLKVSFAPMDKGWQIKVEDNGDNPDAKIAELQALLGQEQHHAEVTAVLNVDRRLKYKFGPGSGLEIGKAELGGVKVIMKLLETEDNDGAFVDRG; this is encoded by the coding sequence ATGCCATTGTGGGGAAATAAATGGAGATTCGGCATCTTCAAACGGCTGTTAATCAGTTTCCTCATCGCTCTAATCCCGATCTATGCGCTTGGTTTTTATATGTACAACTGGAGTAAAACCGAGATTAAGCAAGAGATAACCGAGTCGGCTCAGGCGCAAGCCAATTATTATATAAATGATATTCAGAGCCGCTTAAATCGAATATCCGCTATGCAATACGAGATGCTTGGAGATCCGTTTGTCATCGAGCTGGCCAACGCCTCGGAAACGCTGGAAGGCTACGATAAAATTCAATCCATTCTATACATACGAGCCAGACTTGAATCCATTAAGAGCAGCAGTGAATGGATCGAAGATGTGCGTTTGCTTGCTCCAAACACGAAAATCAGTATTTCCGCTACTGAAGGTTTAGAATCGCTTGAACCTGGCTTGCTTAATGTCGACCGGCTCAGCTCCCCTCATAAACTCGTCGACGATGATCAAAAACTATTTATGGAAGCGGCATCACCGTTGCTTGCCTTTGGAACAACAGCAGATTATATGCCTGATTTCATTGTTGAAATCGAGCTGTCGATCGAAGCGCTGAAGAGTGACATGGACAGCTCGAATGAGCGTCCGTACACCGGTAATCTTTCCTTAACACTAGGAAATGGATTCAAGATTCAATCTATCATTAATGCGCCTCAGCGGAAGGGCGATTATATTACGATTCAAGCGAAATCAGAAGAATTCGATGTTCTTTATTCTCAAGCGATTTTAAAGGATCGAATCTATGAGACCGTTAATAGGCATGTGTTCTGGTTCTGGATTTTCTCCATCCTGACCCTCGTGGCAGCCTTGCTTTTCCTTCTCTATACGAACCGTACGATCCGTATTCCTCTCGCCAAAATCGTCAGAGCGTTCCGGAATGTGGAGGACGGCAATCTGAACTTGTCCATCCATCATCATCGACATGATGAATTCAACTATATCTATGATCGCTTCAACAACACGCTTGCCAGCGTCCGGCAGCTGATCGACCAAGTGTACAAGCAGAAGATTCTGCTGCAGGATGCAGAGCTCAAACAGCTGCAATCGCAAATTAATCCTCATTTCCTGTATAACAGCTTGTTTATGGTCGTGCGGTTAATTAAGGCGGAAAAGCTGGAGCAGGCTACCGAATTTGTGAATCAGCTTGCGAGCTACTTCCGGTTTGTGACTCGCAATACTAGCGATACGGTAAGACTGGCAGATGAAGTAGAGCATTCCTTGAATTATGCCAATATCCAGCAGATCCGGTTCCACGACCGAATCTGGATTCAGTTCGATGAGCCCCCTGAACACTGCCGCGATTTGATAGTCCCAAGGCTCATTTTGCAGCCGCTCATCGAGAACGCATTTGTGCATGCCCTGGAAGATAAGCTGGAAGGTGGTTTGTTGAAAGTATCTTTTGCGCCAATGGATAAGGGATGGCAAATCAAAGTTGAGGACAACGGTGATAACCCAGACGCTAAAATAGCTGAGCTGCAAGCTCTACTAGGGCAGGAGCAGCATCATGCGGAAGTGACGGCCGTGCTTAATGTAGATCGACGATTAAAGTATAAGTTTGGACCTGGGAGCGGGCTGGAGATAGGTAAAGCTGAGCTCGGCGGCGTAAAGGTCATCATGAAGCTGCTGGAAACGGAGGACAATGATGGTGCATTTGTTGATCGTGGATGA
- a CDS encoding drug resistance transporter, Bcr/CflA subfamily has protein sequence MTRKISTPSLFLLIVLIGFPQISETIYSPILPDLATAMRANDNTIQLTFGIYFLGFALGVFSWGRLSDFIGRRPAMLWGISVYAIGCIACYLSDSAYWLLLSRFVQAFGASVGSVVTQTIIRECMEGSKRQAAFATISAALAFSPAMGPLIGGWMDQGFGYRAVFIVLIGMSIAIFAYAYSSLHETKVSAAVRISLSSVSKRLMKDKRVWAFGLLIGTTNGILFSYYAEAPFLFIEFFHLSPGTFGFLGIFVALASMLGALLSRKLSVRFSAEKLIVYGALITMLGAMLLIGCSYVALSSSLLSLASVVLSVFILLAGIGLMIPNCLSVALVAYSDVLGTAGAMFGLGYYVVVSLITSGMSLLHNDSLLVMPIYFLFLALMMTAVSVSLLVKSKSGTAPSI, from the coding sequence TTGACTAGAAAAATCTCAACTCCATCCTTGTTTTTGCTGATCGTACTCATCGGTTTCCCGCAAATCAGCGAGACGATTTATTCACCGATCTTGCCAGATTTGGCAACGGCGATGAGAGCAAACGATAATACAATTCAACTGACATTCGGAATCTACTTTTTAGGTTTTGCTTTAGGCGTGTTTAGTTGGGGAAGGCTCTCCGACTTTATCGGGCGCAGACCAGCCATGTTATGGGGCATATCCGTATATGCGATCGGATGTATCGCTTGTTACCTGTCCGACTCTGCCTACTGGCTGCTGCTGAGCCGATTTGTCCAAGCATTTGGCGCCAGCGTCGGCTCTGTTGTGACCCAGACGATTATTCGAGAATGCATGGAGGGGTCAAAACGCCAAGCGGCATTTGCCACGATCTCTGCTGCGTTAGCTTTTTCACCCGCAATGGGACCGCTAATTGGCGGCTGGATGGATCAAGGTTTTGGCTATAGAGCTGTATTTATTGTTTTAATCGGGATGAGCATAGCCATTTTCGCTTATGCATATTCATCCCTTCATGAGACAAAGGTGTCCGCTGCGGTCAGAATCAGTCTTTCCTCCGTGAGTAAAAGACTTATGAAGGATAAAAGAGTGTGGGCATTCGGATTGCTGATCGGCACAACAAATGGAATCTTATTCAGTTATTATGCGGAAGCTCCCTTTCTGTTTATTGAGTTTTTTCATTTGAGTCCCGGTACGTTTGGCTTTTTAGGCATCTTTGTAGCCTTGGCTTCCATGCTTGGCGCTCTGCTGTCGAGAAAGCTGTCAGTTCGATTTTCAGCAGAAAAGCTCATCGTGTACGGAGCGCTCATAACGATGCTTGGAGCGATGCTTTTGATCGGATGCTCCTATGTTGCTTTAAGTAGCTCCCTGCTCTCCCTTGCCTCCGTTGTGCTGTCGGTATTTATTTTACTGGCTGGCATAGGCCTGATGATACCGAACTGTCTCAGCGTTGCGCTTGTCGCCTATAGCGATGTGCTTGGTACAGCGGGAGCGATGTTCGGTCTAGGCTATTATGTGGTGGTCAGCCTCATTACAAGCGGCATGAGCTTGCTGCATAACGATTCTTTACTCGTAATGCCGATTTACTTCCTCTTCCTGGCATTAATGATGACCGCTGTCAGTGTGAGCCTTTTAGTTAAGAGCAAGTCGGGAACGGCTCCATCCATATAA
- a CDS encoding Fucose permease — translation MATFFLLLIYLAFISLGLPDSLLGSAWPEMHQELNSPLGLAGLLSMTITVGTIVSSLFSGPIINRFGTGKVTLVSCMLTAGALVGFSFAPSVAWLVVFAIPLGVGGGAVDAGLNNYVAAHYKAHHMSWLHCFWGVGATLGPIIMAQSMMSGSWREGYSSVAYIQLGLVVLLLITLPLWRLMELRYHRSSEPELTDSIQPEEGSDKTIRPLKIKGVKLALMTFLFYCGVESTLGLWGSSYLVSTKGLPADQAAHWLSLYFAGITIGRFITGFITFKFSNRDLIRGGQWLAVAGTLLMILPLPPLFSLAGFMIVGLGLAPIFPCMLHETPVRFGKSQSQTIMGYQMAVAYTGSTLMPPLFGLLASNISMKLLPLYLFLMAAAMFLFSEKLNSYMRKRAAA, via the coding sequence ATGGCTACATTTTTTCTGCTGCTTATTTACTTAGCGTTCATAAGCTTAGGGTTGCCGGATTCACTTCTAGGCTCCGCCTGGCCGGAAATGCATCAGGAACTAAACAGTCCGCTCGGTCTAGCCGGCCTGCTGTCTATGACGATTACGGTCGGAACTATTGTATCCAGCCTGTTTAGTGGTCCCATTATCAATCGCTTTGGCACAGGCAAAGTTACGCTCGTCAGCTGTATGCTGACTGCAGGCGCCTTAGTCGGCTTTTCCTTTGCGCCTTCGGTGGCATGGCTTGTTGTATTCGCAATTCCGCTCGGAGTTGGCGGAGGGGCTGTTGATGCCGGATTGAACAACTATGTTGCTGCTCACTACAAAGCCCATCATATGAGCTGGCTGCATTGCTTTTGGGGTGTGGGTGCTACGCTCGGTCCAATTATAATGGCTCAATCGATGATGTCCGGCTCGTGGAGGGAAGGATATTCGTCTGTTGCCTATATTCAACTAGGATTGGTCGTTCTGTTGCTAATAACCCTTCCTTTGTGGCGTCTGATGGAGCTAAGATATCATCGAAGCTCTGAGCCCGAATTAACGGATTCGATACAACCGGAAGAGGGATCCGATAAGACCATTCGTCCGTTGAAAATTAAAGGCGTCAAGCTAGCGTTAATGACCTTTTTGTTCTATTGTGGCGTGGAATCAACGCTTGGACTATGGGGGAGCAGCTACCTCGTAAGCACAAAAGGACTGCCTGCTGATCAAGCCGCGCATTGGTTATCGCTTTACTTTGCCGGGATTACGATCGGGCGATTCATTACTGGCTTTATAACGTTCAAATTCAGTAATCGCGATTTGATTCGCGGCGGGCAATGGTTGGCTGTGGCTGGCACACTGCTGATGATTCTCCCTTTGCCGCCATTGTTCTCCCTCGCTGGGTTTATGATTGTAGGCTTGGGACTTGCGCCGATATTCCCGTGTATGCTGCATGAAACGCCAGTGCGATTCGGCAAAAGCCAATCCCAGACGATTATGGGCTACCAGATGGCTGTGGCCTATACGGGCAGCACATTGATGCCCCCGTTATTCGGCTTGCTGGCAAGCAATATCTCGATGAAGCTGCTTCCCCTCTATCTGTTCCTGATGGCAGCGGCAATGTTCTTGTTCTCAGAGAAATTGAATTCTTATATGCGTAAAAGGGCGGCAGCATGA
- a CDS encoding Uncharacterized membrane protein YdjX, TVP38/TMEM64 family, SNARE-associated domain, protein MKYSKWLILMVYIASFLLVLSEQQRILDWIQAEDNNQLFVTFLFAIVFAAVPFVPFGVIGAIVGAKYGLLLGGIVNLTASSIAAAVTYFLFYSLFKQQGLAYLQRSNRLQSLHSMVRENVFWAVFTGRIIPIMPAFLINCYAGVFKLSFPAFLLATVLGKIPAMLVFAYVGDSAASGAKHWITVLLIYILFIGLIYLAYKYVKKTKTLK, encoded by the coding sequence ATGAAATACTCCAAATGGCTCATTCTGATGGTTTACATCGCTTCGTTTCTTCTGGTTCTCTCGGAGCAACAACGAATTTTGGACTGGATACAGGCGGAAGACAACAATCAATTGTTCGTTACCTTTCTGTTTGCCATCGTGTTTGCAGCTGTACCATTTGTTCCCTTCGGAGTTATAGGAGCAATTGTAGGGGCAAAGTATGGACTGCTGCTCGGAGGTATAGTTAATTTAACGGCTTCGAGTATTGCTGCGGCAGTTACCTATTTCCTTTTTTACTCTTTATTCAAACAGCAGGGATTGGCGTATTTGCAAAGATCCAATAGGCTGCAATCGCTTCACTCCATGGTCCGCGAAAATGTGTTTTGGGCCGTGTTTACCGGTCGAATAATTCCTATCATGCCGGCATTTTTAATTAACTGTTACGCGGGTGTTTTCAAGCTTTCCTTTCCGGCGTTTCTGCTGGCGACCGTACTTGGGAAAATACCGGCGATGCTCGTTTTTGCCTACGTAGGCGATAGCGCTGCGTCCGGCGCTAAGCATTGGATTACCGTTCTGCTGATCTACATTCTGTTTATTGGCTTGATCTACCTGGCCTACAAATACGTGAAAAAGACAAAAACCCTTAAGTAA
- a CDS encoding iron uptake system component EfeO, which produces MYNRNQALKVLSLSGLILLSACSNSANSNEASNHHQATTTPTADGGAVDSTIKDSTVKMKAETTKLQDALSKQDGDQVKALGKGINELWLSYENTVRQSFPLEYTEVEKYEMPIFSASAYDKIDFASLTVTAQNLMGALEKLEQAKPSRESSSELLDKAVANYEAFVKEQATSFATATKTFAAAVKSGDVEKAKLEYTKARVYFETIEPVAESFGDLDPRIDARLADVENEKDWTGYHRIEKALWADKTLDGQDVYADQLVKDTEELEGKVQDIKLNAKTMVAGAIELINEASTSKITGEEEIFSKTDLVDLAANINGSKTVYLAIIPALNEHNPDLAAKVDKQFQDMEALLRGYQENGAYIAYDKLTTEQIRELSDQLSQLSELMTQTAAIL; this is translated from the coding sequence ATGTATAATCGCAACCAAGCCTTGAAGGTACTGTCTCTAAGTGGTCTGATTCTTCTCTCTGCATGCTCCAATTCGGCCAACTCTAACGAAGCTTCCAACCATCATCAAGCCACTACCACGCCAACGGCGGATGGGGGGGCTGTTGACTCTACAATTAAAGACAGCACGGTCAAAATGAAGGCGGAAACGACCAAACTGCAGGACGCTTTGTCCAAGCAGGACGGGGACCAAGTGAAGGCTCTTGGCAAAGGGATCAATGAGCTGTGGTTATCCTATGAAAATACAGTCCGCCAGTCGTTTCCGCTGGAATATACCGAGGTAGAGAAATATGAAATGCCTATTTTCTCGGCTTCCGCTTATGACAAAATTGATTTCGCATCACTTACTGTCACAGCCCAGAATCTGATGGGGGCGCTGGAGAAGCTTGAGCAGGCCAAACCTTCCAGAGAGAGCTCTTCCGAGCTGCTGGACAAGGCTGTGGCGAACTATGAGGCTTTCGTAAAAGAGCAAGCGACATCCTTTGCGACGGCAACCAAAACGTTCGCTGCTGCCGTCAAAAGTGGAGACGTCGAAAAAGCCAAGCTGGAATATACGAAGGCACGCGTCTATTTTGAAACCATTGAGCCCGTCGCAGAAAGCTTTGGTGATCTTGATCCACGCATCGACGCTCGCTTGGCCGATGTAGAGAACGAAAAGGATTGGACCGGATACCATCGGATTGAAAAGGCGCTCTGGGCCGACAAAACGCTGGATGGTCAAGACGTTTATGCCGATCAGCTAGTGAAGGATACAGAGGAGCTAGAGGGCAAGGTTCAAGACATCAAGCTGAACGCCAAAACGATGGTCGCCGGCGCAATCGAGCTGATCAACGAGGCTTCAACATCCAAAATCACCGGCGAGGAAGAAATCTTCTCCAAGACCGACCTCGTTGATCTTGCCGCCAACATCAACGGTTCCAAAACCGTTTATCTTGCCATCATTCCGGCTTTGAATGAGCATAATCCTGATTTGGCAGCTAAGGTCGATAAACAGTTTCAAGATATGGAAGCTCTACTGAGAGGTTATCAGGAAAACGGAGCTTACATTGCTTATGACAAGCTGACAACGGAGCAAATTCGGGAGCTGAGCGACCAGTTGAGCCAATTGTCGGAACTCATGACTCAGACGGCGGCGATTCTCTAA